A single region of the Leptodactylus fuscus isolate aLepFus1 chromosome 5, aLepFus1.hap2, whole genome shotgun sequence genome encodes:
- the KLHL42 gene encoding kelch-like protein 42, which yields MSSLDHVQILLGTRSYSVPRDQLVAQSGFFQALFRSGMRESSGEVVTLHGLSQEGLEGVLRHIMGSPLQDCIPIEDPKCGPIKSEAEEPGYDAMVRAPLQALVEAACYLQVQGLLSLLQSSLSEETCLDLLDVSQIHGQWDLAAASLRYMATHYHTMLQRPNFQDSPESLKERVLEERLRGAPSLLVLSQQGADSWVLFRYSDEGGGWQVMPGTIPPSMLRVRGYGATVLNNYLFVAGGTRENGQEVSAVHSYNPSTGCWSEEPAMNQKRYNFRLLAVDGALYAVGGHSLQTMESFSPAQNTWTLVTPLPDTLVEFSACESLGKIYVIGGYTPRGRNMSVLRYCPSVDEWSVFDLCRYHVRKQQMVSIEETLFLVGGFRRDSQSGQSEDSLSVHSYNTCTRDWTCLKVNTSKSGLSVSCTLHNDGIYILSRDMNPNTVGRHRIFLKYCVFSGVCEYVRGPPTDGSNMQLFSLYLPHLP from the exons ATGTCATCGCTGGATCATGTACAGATCCTTCTGGGCACCAGATCCTACAGCGTGCCCCGGGACCAGCTGGTGGCCCAGAGCGGCTTCTTCCAGGCCCTCTTCCGCTCGGGGATGCGTGAGAGCAGCGGAGAAGTGGTGACTCTACATGGCCTCAGCCAGGAGGGGTTAGAGGGGGTCCTCCGCCACATTATGGGCAGCCCGCTACAGGACTGTATCCCAATCGAAGACCCCAAATGTGGACCAATAAAGTCAGAGGCAGAGGAGCCGGGATATGACGCCATGGTGCGGGCCCCTCTGCAGGCCCTGGTGGAGGCCGCCTGCTATCTACAAGTCCAAGGTCTCCTGTCCCTCCTACAATCCTCCCTGTCAGAGGAGACCTGCTTGGACCTCTTGGACGTGTCCCAGATACACGGTCAGTGGGATTTGGCGGCCGCCTCCCTCCGCTATATGGCCACTCATTACCACACAATGCTGCAGAGGCCCAATTTCCAAGACAGCCCCGAGTCTCTTAAGGAACGAGTCTTGGAAGAGCGACTACGGGGGGCGCCGTCTCTTCTGGTGCTGTCCCAGCAGGGCGCTGACTCTTGGGTGCTCTTTCGATATTCGGATGAAGGCGGCGGATGGCAGGTGATGCCCGGGACAATCCCTCCGAGCATGCTGAGGGTGCGGGGATATGGGGCCACAGTCCTGAACAACTACCTCTTCGTGGCCGGAGGGACCCGGGAGAACGGGCAGGAGGTCAGCGCCGTGCACTCCTATAACCCCAGCACCGGCTGTTGGAGTGAAGAGCCCGCTATGAACCAGAAGAG GTATAATTTCCGCTTGCTGGCAGTGGATGGCGCTCTGTATGCAGTTGGAGGCCATTCCTTACAGACTATGGAGTCCTTTAGCCCTGCTCAGAACACATGGACGTTGGTCACCCCCCTACCCGATACACTGGTGGAGTTCTCAGCCTGTGAAAGTCTGGGGAAGATCTACGTGATCGGAGGTTACACCCCGCGGG GTCGGAACATGAGCGTGTTGCGTTACTGCCCCTCAGTAGACGAGTGGTCGGTGTTTGACCTGTGCCGGTACCACGTGCGGAAGCAGCAGATGGTGTCTATCGAGGAGACCTTGTTCTTGGTCGGGGGCTTTAGACGGGACTCTCAGTCGGGGCAGAGCGAGGACTCACTGAGTGTGCACTCCTATAACACCTGCACCAGAGACTGGACCTGTCTCAAAGTCAACACCTCAAAATCGGGGCTGAGCGTGAGCTGCACCCTACACAACGATGGGATCTACATCCTGAGCAGGGACATGAACCCCAACACTGTGGGGAGACACCGCATCTTCCTCAAGTACTGTGTGTTCTCCGGGGTGTGCGAGTACGTGCGAGGCCCCCCCACCGACGGCAGCAACATGCAACTATTCTCCTTGTACTTACCTCACCTTCCTTAA